The Coccidioides posadasii str. Silveira chromosome 2, complete sequence genomic interval GCTGAACAAAGGAGATGATTCGTCCAATGTCGTCAATCAAATTTGGAATTCCGTGCTGCAACACTGATGTGGTGACAAAGGCCCAAAAGGGATCCGCAGGCGAGTTTGGTTGCATTGGCGGAAGTGTTGTGAATTCGGTGTGGGCTTGATAACACCAAACACCGGATTTGTTCCGCGATCCTGAAGCGCCGACGAGGGAATGCGAGCCTGTTTTTGGGGTCGACTTCCAGagtatgtacagtacatttATTCCACTCCTCCAAATGAAGTATTCAAGGGTAGAATCCGAAAATTATAACTCATCCTTTCGATAACTTCATACTAAGCGTAGCTTTTTCTCGAAGCTGCTTATTTACTTCCAGGAAGGACAGCAGTGGGGTCACTCGTCTCATGGGCGAACCAACTAGTTATCACTGAATCACGAAATTGATAGATACTGCTCTGGAGAGAATCAGGGCTCTGTGCTGGGGATGAATACCAATCTCGCTCTTCACTTCTCGGACGATATGCATGCAGATTTACCCGACTGCAAAAAGGGGAATTCATGCTTATTTTAGATTTCGGGGGCGTTGCTAGCTGGTTCACTAATATTGTGCACTGCCAGAGTTCTTCGTACATACGGTTCTCGTGTGCAGATTATGGCCCCCAGGTCTTTTAAACAAGCCTTAAATCTCCACTCTTTCAAAATTGGTGGACTTCCCGAAAATGATGGACCGTTATCACCAGAACACCCTCGTCCTTGCATGGGGGCATAATAGTCGCAAATTTATTGATATGCATGAGGCTAGAGATTCAAGTTCCTCAAAAGAACTCGCGACTGGCACCAAACTCTTCATTAAACAGAGCAAAATTAAACGAAAGTAATTATATATCTGGTATCATGCACAAATCGAGAcacataaaaaaaaaaggtgtcTAAGAACCCAAAAGAAACTTCACTTTAAGACGGACCGCTTTGGGTGATCCATGTAGCTCGTTTGATCTATGGTCAGAGCCGTTTCAATCCCTAGCAACGGGCCATTTTTCAGACCAAGCCATCGATGGAGGCTCCGCCGCAGGCGTGAGGCCCTAAGGGTATACCATTCCCTGTGGCGGCTGATAACCCGACGATTCTATTCTTGCAACTGCTTCCTTTTCCTCTTGCAACAAGCCACAGCAAGGGCAGCAGCACGATGCAAAGAAATCCATAAAAGTAGAACCGTTGATGCCGTACTGATCTCTCATTCTGCCTCGTTGCAGGCCCTGTAGGATACAGGAACAGCCGACCATGGAAAGACAGCACCATCCGCAGCACTAAATTCGTGTCTGTTTAGCAACTAGATTAATGGATCACGGCAGAGCGTTCGTCAGACATACCATGCCATTGAAACTTGAAGGCTTCTCAGCCGGGTTTTGCAAGCGAGATTGAGTTCGACCGAAGAGACAGCATGGAAACAGACAGGCGCACAAGCCTACCGAAACAAACGGTTAGGAGGTTCAGGAAATTAGGAATGCAGCAAATCGCCTGGTGATGCGAACGAACATTTATCAACAGGCGAGCAGCAAGCCCAGAATGAATGAGACCACTCGGAGCTCGAAGCCGCAGCGGGGACACCAGGTGCTTTGTCTGCCATTGTGATCGTGGAAATGTTTCGCCTTTGACAAACAGTGTGGGGGTTCGATGTCGTTAACTGCCTGCCACTTTTTGGGATGCTTCAACCCTGAGAGTGACGGAGGAAAGACGAGGTGGAAGTATGGCGACTGGGGCGGGCCAGCTGGTACTTTTGTACCCGTCACACTGCATGGTAAACTTCCAAGCTGATAGCCATCTGGGATCGGCTGCTTGGAGCTGAGTAGCAACTCCGTATTACGGCCGCCAACGGGCAAGGGTCGTGCTTCAACAGCTTTCCTTTTTAGTTTGGAAATTGCAATTCTTGCTTGGCTAGGCTTGAGTCTAATCCGACAATCGCTTTGGCGATTGGTGTCCTCCGTACGTTGTCTCACCCTAAACAGGCTTTTTCCACCAGTATGTGCTTCATGCATCCCCCACAGTTAGTCCTTATTTGATGTAAGCCAGCGCCAATCATTGCGGAATGTGATACGGGGGTGGACGCGTTCGAGTTGTCGACCCAGCTGAGGCTCAAACCCAACATCGCGAGGATGGTCCTGTAGCTTGGGTCCTTGGCTCACCGAAAATACAGCGGCCAACCTTAATTTTTGCGCCCCTAGCTCGTTTCTAAGTGGGCCTCGAAGCCGGGTGCCATGTCATCTTGCACCTCAAGGTCCGATGTGCTATCTGAGGCGCCCCTGAACGCGAGTCTCTTCTCGTCTTGGCAAGGCGGCTCATGTAAATCGAAGTGATTAAGTTTACGTAATATCGTTATTCCATTCCGAAAGCCCGAGGCATCTAATTGGTCACCTCAAACACTTGCGAACTTTGGCGATGGGCACAGGCGGGCGGCATGCGGCAATCGGGATGGGAGTTTTTCCGAACATTTCTGCTGATGTCTGAAAAAACCCCCCCGTGAGATGGAGAGGATTTCAAATTGACTCAATCATCATGGGGAGACGTAGCAAAAAGGTAAATTCTTTCTTAATGTCTTTTGCGAACTTTCCAGTTCTTGAATATAGCTGACGTATCGCATTGTTTGCAAGtttggtggtggtggtagACGCGGAACCCGTCCGACAAATTATGCCGCTATAGTGAAGAGCAACGAGAAATTTGAGAGCTATTACAATGGCCTCAAAGTTGTCCCTGAGGATGAAAAAGAGCAGTTCTGGGAAGCGTTGCGACGCGACCTTCCCAACAGTTTTCGATTTACCGGCTCACGAAAGTATGCTCCACACCCTTCTCTAGTTGGTGTTCTGCTTTAACATTTCTGCTTTCTCTTGATAGACACGCTCTCGCAGTCCAAGAACGCCTCAAGGACTTTTACATTCCCAATATTACCTCAATTCGATATGAAGGCGAACTTGTCGAGCCACCCAAGCCTGTTCCGTGGTATCCAGACCAGTTGGCCTGGTCCATGACGACTCCGAAGCAGGTAGTCAGGCGCTTCCCTCCATTTGCATCTTTTCACAAATTCCTTGTTTCAGAAACAGAAGTTGGAAACATTAGCCGCCAAGAAGTTGTCAGCATGATTCCCCCATTATTGCTGGATGTGCGACCCGGAATGGTTGTCCTGGACATGTGTGCAGCTCCGGGAAGCAAATCCGCGCAGCTGATGGAGATGATCCATGCGGGCGAGGAGGAACAGATGAAAAGCATGACTGATAAGCTTGAGAATAAGGATGCTCAGGTGGCTCGTCAGCAAGGCAGAGTGGAGATTGCTGACCTACTGAACGGGGAAGCCGAATTGGACGGTTTCGAAGATGATGGAAGGTCAACCGGGTTACTGATTGCCAACGATAGCGACTATAAACGTGCCCACATGTTAATTCATCAGATGAAGCGACTTAATTCCCCTAATTTATTGGTCACTAATCATGATGCTACCATGTATCCGTCAATCAGATTGCCTTCCCTCCCTGTCGCGGACGGAAAGCGCTCACCGAACCGGTACTTAAAATTCGATCGGATCCTCGCTGATGTGCCTTGTTCGGGTGACGGCACGGCTAGAAAGAATGTTAACGTCTGGAAGGATTGGAATCCAGCTAACGGCATCGGTTTACATCCAACCCAGGCCAGAATCCTTGTTCGTGCCCTGCAAATGCTCAAACCTGGGGGTCGTGTGGTGTACTCCACCTGCAGCATGAACCCAATCGAAAACGAAGCTGTGATTGCAAGTGCAATCGACCGGTGTGGAGGACCTGAAAAGGTCGAGATTGTTGATTGCAGCAACGAGTTGCAAGGTTTACGGAGGTCTCCTGGGCTTACATCCTGGACGGTAATGGATAAGCAAGGCAGGATCTGGAACACCTGGCAAGACGTCGAAAAGGGAGCGGATGGCGGAGATGAGACGCTCAAAAGAATTGTCGAAGGAATGTTTCCACCGTCTGAGCAAAGTGAGGCAGCCAATCTCTCACGTTGCATGCGCGTGTATCCCCATCAGCAAGATACAGGCGGGTTTTTCATCACCGTCTTGGAGAAGAAGGGAGAGATCAGGGCGAAACCAGAGAACTCAAAAATGAATGCGCTAAAGCCTGTAGAGGGTGAAACCGGTGACTCTCATAGCACACCTATTCCAATCGCAACTGAAAATGCCCTAGCTTTTCCTGACACCACTGAAAATGTTGGCAATACCGATCCAAACGCGTCAGCCCAGAGTGCGCTGTCTCCAGCTAAAAGAAACTCCGATCACCTTGACGAGGAGCCCGAAACGAAACGCGCTAAAGTGTCGGATGAGGCTTGTGCTGAAGCTAGTCGTCTCACAACCGGCGCCGTGGCGCCGGCGTCCAAACAATCTGAAATCGCTCTCTCGCGGCCGATAAAACAGAAATCCGGACAACAATTTGAGGAGCCCTTTAAGTATCTAGATTCTCAGCTCAAAGAGTTTGACACAATCTTCAAGTTCTATGATCTATCTCCCCAGTTCCCGAAGGACAGGTTCATGGTACGGAATGCCGATGGACGCCCTCACAAAACTATTTACTACACTACGGCTTTGGCTCGGGACATCCTAACCGAAAACGAAGGGACCGGAATGAAGTTTGTCCACTGTGGTGTGAAAATGTTCGTGAAACAAGACGTGCAACGCCCGGATGTTTGTCCCTGGAGAATTCAAAAAGATGGTCTTACACTTCTTGAGCCTTGGATTGGTACGGGCCGCACAGTTAAGATCTACAAAAAGACAACATTGCGCAAGCTGCTGGTTGAAATGTTCCCCAAAGTTAATGATGGTGGTTGGAAAGAGTTGGGTGAACTTGGCGAGTGGGCAAGGGACGTTGATATGGGATGTTGTGTCCTAAAACTCATCCCCACTAACGAAGAAGACGGATTCCAGTAAGTTTTATAAAAGCAACATGAGACTGCTGGGTTCACACTAACATTCGCGATAGTGAGCACATGGTTTTGCCATTATGGAGGAGTCTTTACTCGTTGAACTTGATGCTACCCAAGGAAGAGCGTCGCGCTATGCTTCTGCGTCTGTTTAATGACGAAACTCCTTTGGTCAATACGACCCACAAACGGGATGCAGCCACCGCTAAGAAGGAAGAGGAAAGTCTTGAGACGTCGCAGGCATTGGGTGAAGACGGTCAAGAGAGCGAGGATGTTACCAAACAAGAGGCCATTTTATAATGGGGCAAGAGCGACAGAATGTGCCGAATGCAGAGAAGACCTGCCAGACTGTTGAAGGGGGATGCTGTTCAAATGAATGGGAGGCCGTTGGAAAGCTGCGTGATCTGTGTTGCATATTGTAGAATATTAGAGCATGTACGGTACTTTGGAGTCAGTCTCCTCCTGGATAAAAGAATTCTTTTGGAAACATTTCAGATCACTGGAGTCTCACCTCCATAGCCTGATTGATGGGTTCCTGAGCTCCATTCGCCAACCTGGCCCAAATCAAGCTTACAGTGCCCCACCCGCGAGGCTTGGCAGGGCGGGAAGTCCCCAGCCACCGGCTCACGGATTACATGTAGAGCATTCCCCGCCATCCCAATTAAAATGCACGTCACAACCGGCGTCGTCTCGTCTCAGTGGAAAAGCTTCGGAGCGCTGCCAAAACGCAGGACGGAGGGTTTCGCGTATGGTAGTCAACTTAGTTAGATGTCGAGTTGGACTTCTGAGTTTTCTTGTACCTTTCCTCCATTTTTTTGAGGATACATCAGAGAATGCTTCGACATTGACGTGCTACGGTTCGCTATCGCAATCGAACTCGCTTTTCTTTTAAGTGTTGCCGAATCCTGTCCTCGACGACCATTTTTCTACAACTCGATTGGAAAAGTTCAATTTGCTACGTTGTGTTTGTCAATTTGCCAACTATCCTTGCCCAGCCTCTCTTCTTGATCAACCCATATTCGCTCCAATGCCCCCCAAACCCAGTCTCATCGCTTCAGGTC includes:
- a CDS encoding uncharacterized protein (EggNog:ENOG410PFYD~COG:J~BUSCO:1929at33183) — its product is MGRRSKKFGGGGRRGTRPTNYAAIVKSNEKFESYYNGLKVVPEDEKEQFWEALRRDLPNSFRFTGSRKHALAVQERLKDFYIPNITSIRYEGELVEPPKPVPWYPDQLAWSMTTPKQVVRRFPPFASFHKFLVSETEVGNISRQEVVSMIPPLLLDVRPGMVVLDMCAAPGSKSAQLMEMIHAGEEEQMKSMTDKLENKDAQVARQQGRVEIADLLNGEAELDGFEDDGRSTGLLIANDSDYKRAHMLIHQMKRLNSPNLLVTNHDATMYPSIRLPSLPVADGKRSPNRYLKFDRILADVPCSGDGTARKNVNVWKDWNPANGIGLHPTQARILVRALQMLKPGGRVVYSTCSMNPIENEAVIASAIDRCGGPEKVEIVDCSNELQGLRRSPGLTSWTVMDKQGRIWNTWQDVEKGADGGDETLKRIVEGMFPPSEQSEAANLSRCMRVYPHQQDTGGFFITVLEKKGEIRAKPENSKMNALKPVEGETGDSHSTPIPIATENALAFPDTTENVGNTDPNASAQSALSPAKRNSDHLDEEPETKRAKVSDEACAEASRLTTGAVAPASKQSEIALSRPIKQKSGQQFEEPFKYLDSQLKEFDTIFKFYDLSPQFPKDRFMVRNADGRPHKTIYYTTALARDILTENEGTGMKFVHCGVKMFVKQDVQRPDVCPWRIQKDGLTLLEPWIGTGRTVKIYKKTTLRKLLVEMFPKVNDGGWKELGELGEWARDVDMGCCVLKLIPTNEEDGFHEHMVLPLWRSLYSLNLMLPKEERRAMLLRLFNDETPLVNTTHKRDAATAKKEEESLETSQALGEDGQESEDVTKQEAIL